Proteins encoded in a region of the Sphingopyxis sp. OAS728 genome:
- a CDS encoding alpha-amylase family glycosyl hydrolase has translation MTFSESLRASAGRDSRTARPWWEAGVVYQIYPRSFQDSDGDGVGDLEGIRRRLGYVASLGVDAMWLSPIFPSPMADFGYDVADYCDVDALFGNLDDFDALLTDVHAHGLKLLLDFVPNHSSTEHPWFTESRASRDSPKRAWYFWRDGAPDGGPPNNWTSDMGGPAWEYDPATGQYYLHTFLKEQADLNWRNPEVRAAMTDVLRFWFDRGVDGFRIDVLWHCIKAEDLRDNPLNPAYTPEQGEKFRVLQQHSANQPEIHEIAHAFRALADSYGERLLVGEICLPVDQLMTYYGSAETPGVHLPFNFQLFEAPWDAALIAHIIDTYEGALPEGGWPNWVLGSHDAPRIAGRLGEAQARVAAMLLLTLRGTPTLYQGDELGIGRVPIPPDRIRDPQDLRQPGLGLGRDGARTPMAWDDSVNAGFSDAEPWLPLHPDWPVRNVAVQEADPASMLTLYRRLLELRRHHDALGIGAFELHPSSPDVLQYGRSEGDEYFVVALNFGPVPHELSLPPGSGAASLILSTHGRTSFDGTLQPDEGVIFQLKAN, from the coding sequence ATGACGTTTTCAGAAAGTCTCCGCGCAAGCGCCGGGCGCGACAGCCGGACCGCTCGGCCGTGGTGGGAGGCAGGCGTCGTCTACCAAATCTATCCGCGCTCGTTCCAGGATAGCGATGGCGACGGGGTCGGTGACCTTGAGGGTATTCGCCGACGTCTGGGTTATGTGGCTTCGCTAGGGGTGGATGCGATGTGGCTGTCGCCGATCTTCCCTTCGCCGATGGCTGATTTCGGCTATGACGTCGCGGACTATTGCGACGTCGATGCGCTGTTCGGGAATCTTGACGACTTTGACGCACTGCTCACCGACGTGCATGCGCACGGTCTCAAGCTCCTTCTCGACTTCGTGCCGAACCATAGTTCGACCGAGCATCCCTGGTTCACCGAAAGCCGTGCGTCGCGGGACAGCCCGAAGCGCGCCTGGTACTTCTGGCGCGACGGCGCTCCCGATGGCGGTCCACCGAACAACTGGACAAGCGACATGGGCGGCCCGGCATGGGAATATGATCCGGCAACCGGTCAATATTATCTCCACACCTTCCTAAAGGAACAAGCCGACCTCAACTGGCGCAACCCCGAGGTGCGCGCCGCGATGACCGACGTGCTGCGCTTCTGGTTCGATCGCGGGGTCGACGGGTTTCGCATCGACGTGCTCTGGCATTGCATCAAGGCCGAGGATCTGAGGGACAATCCGCTGAACCCGGCCTACACGCCAGAACAGGGCGAAAAATTCCGCGTGCTCCAGCAGCATTCGGCGAACCAGCCCGAGATCCACGAGATCGCGCACGCGTTTCGTGCGCTCGCCGACAGCTATGGCGAGCGCCTCCTCGTCGGCGAGATCTGCCTGCCGGTCGATCAGCTCATGACCTATTATGGGAGCGCCGAGACACCGGGCGTCCACTTGCCCTTCAACTTCCAGCTCTTCGAAGCGCCGTGGGATGCGGCGCTCATCGCGCATATCATCGATACCTATGAGGGTGCGCTGCCCGAGGGCGGCTGGCCGAACTGGGTGCTCGGCAGCCACGATGCGCCGCGTATCGCAGGCCGCCTGGGCGAGGCGCAGGCGCGCGTTGCGGCGATGCTGCTCCTGACACTTCGCGGAACGCCCACGCTCTATCAGGGCGACGAACTGGGGATTGGCCGGGTGCCGATCCCGCCCGATCGCATCCGCGACCCCCAGGATTTGCGCCAGCCGGGCCTTGGCCTCGGGCGCGATGGCGCGCGCACGCCGATGGCGTGGGACGACAGTGTGAACGCCGGCTTCAGCGATGCGGAGCCGTGGCTGCCGCTGCATCCCGACTGGCCCGTCCGCAACGTTGCCGTGCAGGAAGCCGACCCGGCTTCGATGCTCACCCTCTATCGCCGCTTGCTCGAACTTCGCCGCCATCACGATGCGCTCGGCATTGGCGCCTTCGAGCTTCATCCCTCGAGTCCCGACGTCCTGCAATATGGACGAAGCGAGGGCGACGAGTATTTCGTCGTCGCACTCAATTTCGGCCCGGTGCCGCACGAGCTATCGCTCCCACCCGGCAGCGGGGCCGCTAGCCTCATCCTGTCAACGCACGGCCGCACGTCATTCGACGGCACGCTTCAACCCGA